In Microbacterium sp. ABRD28, the genomic stretch GAGGCCATCAGCTCGGCGACGGCGGTATGGAACCGCGCGGTGGCAGACCCCGGCGACGTGTCGCCGAAGTAGTGGCGCACCCACTGCTGCAGCCGCGAGACGGCACCCGGGTCCCGCAGCACGCGATCCGCCTCGGCGACGATCTCGGGGGCACGGTCGGCGTCGAGCCATTCGCAGGCGGACAGATATCCGTGCGCGTCCACAGCGGCGGCGGGGTCAGCAGGTCGCGTGATGAGGAGGGGTTTCCCGGCCGCCAGTCGGTCGTAGACCATGGCCGAGATGTCGGCGATAGCGATGTCGGCGGAAGCGAGCTGCCAGCCCAGTTCGGGTTTGTCGTCGAAGACGTGGTGCGCAGACGCATCTGCGGCGTTGGCGTCGGCGATCGCGGCGATGATGCGCCGGTTGGCAGCGCCGTACTCGTGATCGACGACCCCCGACCGGGGATGAGGACGGTAGATGACGCGGTGCCGCCCGGTCGCCAGCAGGGCCGAGACCAGGGCCTCACCGTGGGTGCGGATCGAGCCGTAGTGCGCTGAGGGACGATCACCCTCCCAGGTGGGTGCGTAGAGAACAACCGTCCGGTCGTCGGCGGGATACGGGACCGACCCGGCGTAGTGATCCGCCTGAGGTCGACCGATCTGCCGCGTCCGCCGGTCGAGATCGTAATCCCACAGGACTCTCGACAACCGTTCGCGGGCGGCCTCGCCCGCGATGAAGGCCACGTCGTAGGCCTTGTACTGATTGGTGGTCATGTACATCTTGTCGGACTCGCCGTGGTTGATGAACACATGCCAACGCCGCCCGTAGCGGAACATCTGGAAGTTCCGCGTGTTCTGGTTGACGTAGAAGACGATGCGGATGTCCTCGGCGATGAGGAACTGCTCGAGGTCGCGCACCGTCGGCACGAACGCCACGGGCAGAGCGCCGTCTTCCATCAGCGCGCGGGCACCCGTGACGGCGCGGCTGAGCACGACGACCGGCCAGGTGCGCGCCAGCTCCTGCAGGGGGCGGTACCACTGCCGCATCTGGTACATGTTGACCGCGCCGTCGGCGAAGTACACCGCGATCCGGTAGTGATCCTTCGGGAGAGGCGGCGCCGCCGCCTGCCGTCGACGGACATCGGCGACGGCAGCCCGATTGTCCAGAGCCCGCCGCACCAGGGCGAGGGCCTTCCCCGCGTCGGACACCCATCTCACCCGTCCAGACTAGCCAGCGGTCGCGTGACATGATCGACGGGTGGAGGCAGACGACCGGAAACGACGGGATGCGCCCGCCGTCCCTGCCGACGCCGGAGTGTCGTTCGTCATGCCCGTGCTCAACGAGCGCGACTATCTGGCCCGCGCGGTCGAAACCGTGCTGATGCAGGACCTCGACGTCCCGATCGAGCTGATCCTGGCCCTCGCGCCTTCCAGCGACGGCACCACCGAGCTCGCCTCCGCGCTCGCCTCCGCCGACTCCCGCATCGTTCTCGTCGACAACCCCGCCGCCGACATCCCGGTCGGATTGAACATCGCGATCCGCGCGAGCAGGTACCCCACGATCGTGCGGGTCGATGCGCACTCCGAACTCGAGCCCGGGTACACCCGCCGCGCCCTGGACACCCTCTCGCGCGTCGGAGCCGCCAACGTCGGCGGTGTGATGCGAGCCGACGGACGCACGCCCTTCCAGCGCGCGGTGGCACGGGCCTACAACTCCCGAATCGGCCTGGGTGGGGGCGCCTATCACGGAGGGGCCGACGAGGGCGACGCGGAATCGGCGTATCTCGGTGTCATGCGACGCACGGTCCTCGACGAGGTGGGCCTGTTCGACGAGTCGATACGCCGCGGCGAGGACTGGGAACTGAACCTGCGCATCCGCCGAGCAGGTTACCGCGTATGGTTCGACCCGACCCTGTCGGTGACGTACTGGCCACGGGAGAGCTGGACCCGCCTCGCGCGGCAGTTCTTCGCCACGGGAAGGTGGCGCGGCGAACTGGTACGCCGCTACGGCCTCGTCAACTCGCTGCGCTTCTTCGCACCGCCCGCCCTCGTCATCGTCGCCGCGGCATCCGTCGTCGTGGCCGTCCTTCAGGTCACCGGCGTCCTCAGCGGCATCCCATCGATCCTCGCCTCCGCCGTGCACCTGCCGGTGCTCGCATACCTCGTGCTCCTCCTGGCCGTAGCCGCGGGCCCCGGTGGCGGGAGAGGGTGGCGCGACAAGACGTGGACGCTCGCGGTGCTCCCGACGATGCACCTCTCGTGGGGCACGGGGTTCCTCATCGGCCTCGTCCGCGGAGCCGACGACACCGTCGACACCTCGCGCATCGGGGATCGCAACACACCGCTGCCGTGACCGCGCGACGGCGCCGCCGTCTCACTCGCGTTCGATGAGCCCCTGGTCGAGGATGCGACGGACGACGCGTTCGGCCGCCCGACCGTCATCGCGGGCATTGAACGCCCGCCGCCACGCGTCGTATTTCTCGGCGAACGGCGCGGTCTCCTCCGCCGTCAGCGCGGCGACGAGCTCAGGCTGCGTGCGCACCACGGGCCCCGGGGCGCGAGCGGCGAGGTCGAAGTAGAAGCCCCGCAGCGTACCCCGGTAATGATCCATGTCCGGCACCAGGAAGTACATCGGCTTGCCGGTGACGCTGAAGTCGAACATCACCGACGAATAGTCCGTGACCAGAGCGTCCACCGCCAGGAGAAGCGCTGACGTGTCGGGGTAACCCGTGACGTCGATGACCCGGGGACCGGCGAGGTCGTGACCGGGCTGAAGCGTGCGGGAGTGACCGCGCACGAGCACGACCGACCCGGTGTCGGCGGCCAGGCTCGTCGGATCGACGAAGTCGACGATCTCGTCGCGGTCGTCTCGCCAGGTGGGGGCGTAGAGGATGACCCGCTCCTCGGCACCGATCCCCAGCGCCGCGCGCGTGCTCGCACCGTCACCGGTCACCAGCACGTCGTTGCGCGGGTACCCCTCGACCCACAGCGGCCGACGCAGGAAGGCGTAGGCCTTCCGCAGCACCGACGCGGCGTACGGGTTCTGCGCCAGCAGGATGTCCCACCGGAACGACTCGCGGAGGACCGCCGCCGCCCGTCGTGGGTCGAAGCCCGGCCGGTGGAGGGCCAGCCGCTTCAGCGGCGTGCCGTGCCACGTCTGCAGGACGACCTGCCCGCCGCGGCGCGAGAAGCGACGGCGGAGCCAGTCGTTGACGACGAGGAGCCGTGAGACGCCTCGGGCCCGCCACCACTCGGGGCTCCCCTCGACCACGGCCACCGCGCCCTCCGGGACGACGACGGAAAGATCCGCGACACTCCAGTAGCGGGTCACCCCGGGAGCCCGCCGAGCGATCTCGCGATCGATGGCGAGCGGGTTGCAGCTGGCGTTGCGTCCGTAGAAGCTCTCGAAGAAGACCGCGTTCTCGAGCTCCCCCGGCCTGGTGGCGTATCGACGTTCGAGCGCGGCCTGGCCCTCACCGGAGTCGTACACCGGATCGATCGGCGGGCCGATCTCGACCGCACCGTCACGCAGCTCGGCGCGGAGGGTGCCCAGCACGCGCAGGGGGACGTCCGGCAGCTCGGCGTCATCGATCCCCGCCCCGCTCACGCGCAGAGCGTACGAACCGCGGGGAAGCGGAAGATCCGGTCCGCCCCATCGCGCGACGTGCAGGGGCAGATCCGCCCGCCAGCCGTCATCATCGGCGACGACCTCCGCGGACACACGGGCCCGCGGCCCCTCGAGGCTCGCACGCTCGGGCGCGGGGCCGGTGCCCGACAGCACAAGGGCGGGCGCGGGGTCGGCGTGGAACCGGGCGTCTGTCATCTGCGTCCTCTCGTGCGGCCGTCGGCGGTGGCGGCGCCCGTGGCGTTCAGGATGGCACGGTGGACCCGTGCGGTGTTGCCTCCGTCGCGGAAGGCATGGACATCGGCGCTGCGCGCCGCGGAGCGATCGGCCATGCGCGCGCGCTCCGGGCCGTCGGTGATCGCAGAGCGGAGTCGCCGCACGATCTCCGTCCAGTCCGACGCGAGGTCGCCCGCGGCGATCTCCTCGAAGGAGCCGTAGAAGCCGCGGCGGGCCGAGTACTCCTCGATGTCGGGCGCGAGGAAGAGAACGGGCGTGCGGTTGAGCCCCGCATCGAACACCAGCGACGAGTAGTCGGTGATGAGGAGATCGACGCCGGGGAGGACCGGCGTGACATCACGCAGAAGGTCGCTGCCGAGCATCCGGATACGCGGCGTCGGAACGGGCGGTGTGTACTCCCCCGCGCCGAGCGGGTGCGATCGAACGAGCAGGATGGCGTCCTGCGCCTCGAGGACGTCGCCGAGCGCCGACCAATCCGCCGGCGACGGTACGGCCGGATCCGGTGCGCCGTCTCGCCACGTCGGCGCGTAGAGGATGACCCGCGTTGCGGCCTCGATCGTCCCCACCGTCGTCGACAGCAGATCGCGAGCCAGACGGCGACGCTCCGCGGCCGAGCCACGCGACAGCACGTCGACACGCGGCTCGCCGGTCACGGGCACCCGTTCGTCGGTGAGCGAGAAGGCGGACTCCAGACGGCCGCGCACCAGGTGCGAGGCGGCGGGGATGAGCCCGATGCGTCGGGTCGCACCGCGATACATGGCGCGGATGAGTGCGCGCATCGCGCGCGATCGGGGCAGGATGCTGCTGCGCAGCGTCTCCGGGGAATCGAGGCCGATGCGCTTGAGCGGGATACCGTGCCACAGCTGCACCACGAAGGCGCCACCGGTGGCGTATCGGTTGACGTCGCCGAACCCATGGGTGACCACGAGCACGCGTGCCCGGGCGGTGAGCCAGAAACCCCGGAGTGTGGATTTCCTGACCGTCGGGATGCCGCGGGCCGCGGCATCCCGCTCCTCGCCCTGCGACGCGGTCAGCCACACCGCGCGCCGTCCGTGCGCCTCCGCTTCCTCCCAGAGAGCGAGAGCCCCATCGGCGATGCCCACCGCGCAGCCGAACACCCACAGGTCGGGCCGGCGCGGGACGACGAGCGTCACGACACGACCGAGCGCGTACAGCGGAATGCTCGCCACTTTGCGTGCATTTCCCGCGCCGAACGAGAAGGACGCCATCCCGCGAGCCTATCGCGGGATGGCGTCCGAACCGGGAGGACCCTACTGCTCGAGCTCGCCCAGGGTCACATCCGCGGTGGCGTCACGACCGTCGCGGACGTAGGTCAGCGAGACCTCGCTGCCGGCGGCGAGTGCGCGGACCTGCGCGGTGAGGTCGACGGAGTCGGTGATCGGAACGCCGTTAAACTCGGTGACGATGTCGCCCGCGCGAAGTCCCGCGGCCTCCGCCGCACCACCGGCGGTGACCTCGGCGATGTAGGCGCCGGTGATGTCCGCGTCGTCGACGTAGGCGGCGGACTGCACGTTGGCACCGAGCAGGCCATGGGTCGCCGAGCCGTTCTCGATCAGCTCATCGGTCACGCGCTGGACGATGTCTGACGGGATGGCGAACCCGACGCCGATGTTGCCCTGCGTGGACGAGGTTCCCCCCGCGGAGGCGATGGCCACGTTGACGCCGATGAGGCGGCCCTGCGAGTCGACCAGTGCGCCGCCGGAGTTCCCCGGGTTGATCGCTGCATCGGTCTGGATGACGGCGATCTTGATGGACTCCGCCGGCTGACCCGACTGCTGACCCTGGCCGAAGTCGAACGAGAACGGCGGAGCCTCGCCCTGGTTCTCATCGGCATCATCCTCGTCGGGAGCGGCGGAAGACGCGATCTCGATCGACCGGTTGAGCGCGCTGACGATTCCCGTCGTGACGGTGTTCGACAGCCCCAGGGGTGCTCCGACGGCCGTCGTCTCGTCACCGACGTTGAGGTCCGACGAGTCGGCGAACTCGATCGGGGTGAGTCCGTCGGCGTCCTGGAGCTTGATCACCGCGAGGTCGTACAGCGGATCGGTGCCGACGATCTCGGCGTCGAACACTCGCCCGTCCGAAGTGGTCACCCGGATCGCGGCGTCTCCGGTCGCCCCATCGAGGGTCACCACGTGCGTGTTGGTCACGACGTATCCATCACTGGAGAGGATGACGCCCGACCCGGTGCCGCTTCCCGCACCACCCGCAGCCTCGATCGTCACGACGCTTGGCACCACTTTGGCGGCGATCGCGGTGGTCTGGTTGACGTCGTCGGTGTCGTTGACCGTCACGCTGGTCGGTCCGGTCGCCGTGGTCGCGGTCGATGCCGGCTGGAACAGGGAGACTCCGGCGTAGGCGCCGCCGAGCCCGGCGGCTCCGCCGACGACGGCGGCCGCCACCAGGAGCCCGGCGACGCGGACGGCGCCGGACTTGCGCTTGGTCGACGTCGCCGTCTCCTGCGCTGCGGCGGGCGTCTCGCCGTACCCGCGCCCCCCCTCACCGAGCGGAAGGGTCGGCTGGGTCGGCTGAGTCGGCTGGCTCGGCGAGCCGAACGAGGCCCCGGCGCCCACCGGATATGGCGCACCCGACGTGGGGGTCGGCGGCGCCGGGCGCGGCGGAACGTGCCAGCCGGCGGGCGGAGTGTGCTGGGCGGCCGCCGCCGCCGGCGTCTCAGGGACGGGGGGCGTGGCAGGGACGTCTTCCGGCTGACGGTCGCTGGTGTTCTCGCTCATCTTCGTTCCTCCTCGGGCCGAAGGCCCATCGAAACCTTCGATCGCGTGTTGTTCGATCTGCTGACCAGCGTGGTCATCCATCCTGTGGGTTTCTTATGATCCGCCCGCGATGCGCCTATGCAATGCTGAGGAACCCGTGCAGGAGGGATGCCCACGATGCCGCGAATCGTTCCCGGAGCCTGGCGGCGCACGGCCGAGGGTGCCGGGCTGCTGTCCTCGGACGGACGCCCCCGCCCCACCATCTTCGCCGACATGTCGGCACTCGCGGCCCGAACCGGCGCCATCAACCTCGGTCAGGGATTCCCCGACGAGGACGGGCCGGCGATCGTTCTGGAGACGGCCCGCGCAGCCATCGCCCACGGCGTCAATCAGTACCCGCCCGGACGAGGCGTCGCCGAGCTGCGGGAAGCGATTGCGTTGCACCAGCAGAGGTTCTACGGGATGCACCTCGACCCCGAACGTCACGTCCTCGTCACCGCAGGCGCGACCGAGGCGCTCGCGGCCGCCCTCCTGGCCCTCGTGGACGGTGCCGACGACGAGGTCGTGGTCTTCGAGCCCTTCTACGACGCGTACGCGGCACTGGTCGCGCTGTCGGGCGCGCGCCTGGTCACCGTCCCGCTGCGCTTCCCGCACTTCCAACCCGATCCGGACGATCTGCGGGCCGCCGTGGGCGAGCGGACCCGGGTCATCCTCGTCAATGATCCGCACAACCCCACCGGAACGGTGTTCTCGGATGAGCTCCGCGCCGAGGTGGTGCGGCTCGCGCACGAGCACGATGCCTGGATCGTCACGGACGAGGTCTACGAGCATCTGGTCTTCGACGGCCGGCACGCGCCGATCGCTGCGATGCCGGGGGCGTGGGAGCGGACCGTGTCGATCTCGTCCGGGGGGAAGACCTTCTCCACGACCGGCTGGAAGATCGGTTGGGCCACCGGACCTGCTGATCTGATCGACGCACTCGTCGCCGTGAAGCAGTACCTCACCTACTCCGGGGGCGCACCCCTCCAACCCGCCATCGCCGCGGGGCTGCGGCTCCCCGACGACTGGTTCGCCGCGGTCGCGGATTCGCTCCGGCACAAGCGGGATCTGCTCGGCGAGGGGTTGCGCGCAGCCGGCTTCGACGTGCCGGTCCCCGCGGCCTCCTACTTCACCGTCGTGGATGCCCGGGCCCTCGACGTGGATGACGCCGACGCGTTCTGCCGAGAGATGGCCGAGCGGATCGGGGTCGTCGGCGTACCTCTCACCGCCTTCGTCCGGCCCGAGGAGCGTCCCGCTGTGTCGAGCCTCATCCGTTTCGCCGCCTGCAAACAGGCGTCCGTCCTGGATGAGGCCGTACGTCGTCTGTCGAGACTGCAGGACGGGCGAGCCGGCGGCGGGCCGGGCTAGGAGTCGACGATCACGCGGAATCGACGAAGCCCGAGCGCGGGGTTCTGTCGACGAACGCGGTCGACCAGCGCGGGATCCAGGTGCGCGATCGCGACATCCGTCCCCGACCCGACACCCGCGACGACGACCCCCTGGGGGTCGACCACGCTCGACAGCCCGACTCCGAGGGGCGGCGGGTGGTCAGCGGCGACCACGTAGACGATGTTCTCGATCGCGCGGGCCTGCAGGAGGGTCTGCCAGTGATGCTCTTTGAGCGGGCCCCGCACCCACTCCGCGGGCACGAGGAAGGCGGTGGCACCGGCATCGACGAGCATCCGTCCCATCTCGGGGAATCGCAGGTCGTAGCAGGTCATCAATCCGAATCGGATGCCGGCGACGCTGAAGGTCTCCGGCGCAGAGGTCTCGCCCGGCTGGATCCAGTCCGACTCGCGCTGTCCGAAGGCGTCGTAGAGGTGGATCTTGCGGTAGACCGCGACCACGCCGCGATCGGCGACGGCGACGACGGTGTTGCGGACGCGACCTTGCTCGCCGCGCTCCAGGAACCCCGCGACGATATGGGTCCGCGTCTGACGGGCGAGCT encodes the following:
- a CDS encoding CDP-glycerol glycerophosphotransferase family protein; amino-acid sequence: MRWVSDAGKALALVRRALDNRAAVADVRRRQAAAPPLPKDHYRIAVYFADGAVNMYQMRQWYRPLQELARTWPVVVLSRAVTGARALMEDGALPVAFVPTVRDLEQFLIAEDIRIVFYVNQNTRNFQMFRYGRRWHVFINHGESDKMYMTTNQYKAYDVAFIAGEAARERLSRVLWDYDLDRRTRQIGRPQADHYAGSVPYPADDRTVVLYAPTWEGDRPSAHYGSIRTHGEALVSALLATGRHRVIYRPHPRSGVVDHEYGAANRRIIAAIADANAADASAHHVFDDKPELGWQLASADIAIADISAMVYDRLAAGKPLLITRPADPAAAVDAHGYLSACEWLDADRAPEIVAEADRVLRDPGAVSRLQQWVRHYFGDTSPGSATARFHTAVAELMASWEEWHLRSGDGADDDDDVQDSPDREGDEELD
- a CDS encoding glycosyltransferase family 2 protein encodes the protein MPVLNERDYLARAVETVLMQDLDVPIELILALAPSSDGTTELASALASADSRIVLVDNPAADIPVGLNIAIRASRYPTIVRVDAHSELEPGYTRRALDTLSRVGAANVGGVMRADGRTPFQRAVARAYNSRIGLGGGAYHGGADEGDAESAYLGVMRRTVLDEVGLFDESIRRGEDWELNLRIRRAGYRVWFDPTLSVTYWPRESWTRLARQFFATGRWRGELVRRYGLVNSLRFFAPPALVIVAAASVVVAVLQVTGVLSGIPSILASAVHLPVLAYLVLLLAVAAGPGGGRGWRDKTWTLAVLPTMHLSWGTGFLIGLVRGADDTVDTSRIGDRNTPLP
- a CDS encoding CDP-glycerol glycerophosphotransferase family protein, with translation MTDARFHADPAPALVLSGTGPAPERASLEGPRARVSAEVVADDDGWRADLPLHVARWGGPDLPLPRGSYALRVSGAGIDDAELPDVPLRVLGTLRAELRDGAVEIGPPIDPVYDSGEGQAALERRYATRPGELENAVFFESFYGRNASCNPLAIDREIARRAPGVTRYWSVADLSVVVPEGAVAVVEGSPEWWRARGVSRLLVVNDWLRRRFSRRGGQVVLQTWHGTPLKRLALHRPGFDPRRAAAVLRESFRWDILLAQNPYAASVLRKAYAFLRRPLWVEGYPRNDVLVTGDGASTRAALGIGAEERVILYAPTWRDDRDEIVDFVDPTSLAADTGSVVLVRGHSRTLQPGHDLAGPRVIDVTGYPDTSALLLAVDALVTDYSSVMFDFSVTGKPMYFLVPDMDHYRGTLRGFYFDLAARAPGPVVRTQPELVAALTAEETAPFAEKYDAWRRAFNARDDGRAAERVVRRILDQGLIERE
- a CDS encoding CDP-glycerol glycerophosphotransferase family protein, translated to MASFSFGAGNARKVASIPLYALGRVVTLVVPRRPDLWVFGCAVGIADGALALWEEAEAHGRRAVWLTASQGEERDAAARGIPTVRKSTLRGFWLTARARVLVVTHGFGDVNRYATGGAFVVQLWHGIPLKRIGLDSPETLRSSILPRSRAMRALIRAMYRGATRRIGLIPAASHLVRGRLESAFSLTDERVPVTGEPRVDVLSRGSAAERRRLARDLLSTTVGTIEAATRVILYAPTWRDGAPDPAVPSPADWSALGDVLEAQDAILLVRSHPLGAGEYTPPVPTPRIRMLGSDLLRDVTPVLPGVDLLITDYSSLVFDAGLNRTPVLFLAPDIEEYSARRGFYGSFEEIAAGDLASDWTEIVRRLRSAITDGPERARMADRSAARSADVHAFRDGGNTARVHRAILNATGAATADGRTRGRR
- a CDS encoding trypsin-like peptidase domain-containing protein; this encodes MSENTSDRQPEDVPATPPVPETPAAAAAQHTPPAGWHVPPRPAPPTPTSGAPYPVGAGASFGSPSQPTQPTQPTLPLGEGGRGYGETPAAAQETATSTKRKSGAVRVAGLLVAAAVVGGAAGLGGAYAGVSLFQPASTATTATGPTSVTVNDTDDVNQTTAIAAKVVPSVVTIEAAGGAGSGTGSGVILSSDGYVVTNTHVVTLDGATGDAAIRVTTSDGRVFDAEIVGTDPLYDLAVIKLQDADGLTPIEFADSSDLNVGDETTAVGAPLGLSNTVTTGIVSALNRSIEIASSAAPDEDDADENQGEAPPFSFDFGQGQQSGQPAESIKIAVIQTDAAINPGNSGGALVDSQGRLIGVNVAIASAGGTSSTQGNIGVGFAIPSDIVQRVTDELIENGSATHGLLGANVQSAAYVDDADITGAYIAEVTAGGAAEAAGLRAGDIVTEFNGVPITDSVDLTAQVRALAAGSEVSLTYVRDGRDATADVTLGELEQ
- a CDS encoding aminotransferase class I/II-fold pyridoxal phosphate-dependent enzyme produces the protein MPRIVPGAWRRTAEGAGLLSSDGRPRPTIFADMSALAARTGAINLGQGFPDEDGPAIVLETARAAIAHGVNQYPPGRGVAELREAIALHQQRFYGMHLDPERHVLVTAGATEALAAALLALVDGADDEVVVFEPFYDAYAALVALSGARLVTVPLRFPHFQPDPDDLRAAVGERTRVILVNDPHNPTGTVFSDELRAEVVRLAHEHDAWIVTDEVYEHLVFDGRHAPIAAMPGAWERTVSISSGGKTFSTTGWKIGWATGPADLIDALVAVKQYLTYSGGAPLQPAIAAGLRLPDDWFAAVADSLRHKRDLLGEGLRAAGFDVPVPAASYFTVVDARALDVDDADAFCREMAERIGVVGVPLTAFVRPEERPAVSSLIRFAACKQASVLDEAVRRLSRLQDGRAGGGPG
- a CDS encoding carbon-nitrogen hydrolase family protein; the protein is MTAVSTVATAVVQFAPAADVEANRRTVAELVRTAADRGARVIVLPEYSNYFIDPFDQSLAAHAETLDGPFVAALQQLARQTRTHIVAGFLERGEQGRVRNTVVAVADRGVVAVYRKIHLYDAFGQRESDWIQPGETSAPETFSVAGIRFGLMTCYDLRFPEMGRMLVDAGATAFLVPAEWVRGPLKEHHWQTLLQARAIENIVYVVAADHPPPLGVGLSSVVDPQGVVVAGVGSGTDVAIAHLDPALVDRVRRQNPALGLRRFRVIVDS